In a single window of the Notamacropus eugenii isolate mMacEug1 chromosome 4, mMacEug1.pri_v2, whole genome shotgun sequence genome:
- the LOC140502243 gene encoding vomeronasal type-1 receptor 3-like — protein MFSKTFCLGFAFLAATTVGTIANFLLLTSYMLNVLAGQKMSSLIFIFTQLTFVNSTMLGSKGIPQILLGLGWNDFLDDVGCKVVFYLRKVSEGLSVSLTCLLCALQAIAISPSSSRWTEFKDRSTKQTTASYLFCWIFNLLTEIPVAIFARGPRSGSNITNTFDSVFCTSKHTLGAYLIITTFRNVFCLGLMVLASGYMVLLLHKHHQNIQKIRSTNLSPRRHPEIQATQTILLLMSTFVSFYALTSIFTLFLGYFEQKSPWMLPTAIFLSLCYPTISPFVLFPIALRNLSTVWVKKKSSLSH, from the coding sequence ATGTTTTCAAAAACCTTCTGTCTTGGGTTTGCTTTCCTTGCTGCAACCACAGTAGGCACTATAGCAAATTTCCTCCTCCTTACCTCTTATATGTTAAATGTCCTTGCTGGCCAAAAGATGAGTTCTTTGATATTTATTTTCACCCAGTTGACCTTTGTGAACTCCACAATGCTTGGTAGCAAGGGAATCCCACAAATATTACTGGGACTGGGATGGAATGATTTCCTGGATGATGTTGGCTGTAAAGTTGTATTTTACCTTCGCAAAGTGAGTGAGGGCctttcagtttctttgacttGCCTCTTGTGTGCCTTGCAGGCCATCGCCATCAGCCCCAGTAGTTCCAGGTGGACAGAGTTCAAAGATAGATCTACAAAACAGACCACTGCCTCCTATCTCTTCTGTTGGATTTTCAATCTACTGACAGAAATTCCTGTAGCAATATTTGCACGAGGTCCCAGAAGTGGCAGTAACATTACAAATACATTTGATAGTGTGTTTTGTACTTCAAAACATACTTTAGGTGCTTATTTGATAATAACCACTTttagaaatgtgttttgtttaGGGCTCATGGTATTAGCCAGTGGCTACATGGTGCTCCTCCTACACAAACACCACCAGAACATCCAGAAAATTCGGAGTACTAATCTCTCACCCAGAAGGCACCCTGAGATCCAAGCCACTCAAACCATCCTTTTACTCATGAGTACATTTGTCAGCTTTTACGCACTCACCTCCATTTTTACTCTTTTTCTCGGTTATTTTGAACAAAAGTCTCCCTGGATGTTGCCTACTGCTATCTTCCTGTCACTGTGTTACCCAACCATCAGCCCCTTTGTATTGTTCCCTATAGCCCTCAGGAATCTCTCAACAGTCTGGgtcaaaaaaaaatcctcactctCACACTAG